Genomic segment of Vulpes lagopus strain Blue_001 chromosome 7, ASM1834538v1, whole genome shotgun sequence:
tgattgctaacatgtaTCTCAGGTGTTTTGGAGATAAAGGACACTTCTAAAGGAATCTTTATacgttaaagtagacttacaggatcctgggggtcaggctaagattgccttttgcccttagcaagtactaacattgaggcagttgagccCCTTGAGGAATGtccttctgcctgtttcaaggagtTGTCAATGGGCTGTCCcgggcttgtgctttgtcctcagctagtcctttGTCCCCTCATCatagtgacagatgttaactagacttattgtggtgatcattttgcaatatatgcaaatatttcatGTAGTGCATCTGAAACTAACAGAATGCTGTAAGtcaattatacctaaataaaaaaaataataattaaaatcctaCAATCCtggccacctgggtagctcagtggttgagctaggtttggctcaggtcctgatcctggggtcatgggatcccattgggctcccctcagggatcctacttctccctctgcctgtgtctctcatgaataaataagtaaaatcttaagaaagaaagaaagaaagaaagaaagaaagaaagaaagaaagaaagaaagaaagaaagagagagagagagagagaaaatagattagCAGTTATTTAGGGCTGGGGACTACAGAGTAGGAGTGAAATGGGTATGAGGACTGCCATCAagtatggattttctttttggggtaatgaaaatgtttcaaaCGTGATCATGGTGATCGTTGCACAGCTCTGTGAACATACCAAAAGCCACtaagttgtatatatttttaaaactggatggcgggcaccgaggggggcacttgacgggatgagcactgggtgttattctgtatgttggcaaattgaacaccaataaaaaataaatttattatttaaaaaaataaataaaactgcataGTTTAAATGGGTGAATGTACGCTGTATgaagtatatctcaataaagctttgaaaaagaaaattataacatAGCCCTCTACCCTTATCCATATactgttcttcaaaaaaaaagtgacatcacATCTTCCTTGATGTACTCATTAATTATATTCATGGACTCTGACTCTTGAATGTTAGCTCCTAAAGGGCAGAAATTGGCAGTCGGTCAATGAATCCATTATCTCCCCAGGCCTGAGACTTGTCAGGAACATCACAGGAACCCAAAGAATATCTGCGAAGGGAATGCTGAGTGTCCTAACCATCCAGTTACTGTCAATATTGTCTCTCCACCTTCCCCTTGGATTCTCCAAATCCTGCCTTTGTCTCGCCCCTCACATGAAGTGGCCACTACATCCCACCTGTCCCAAGGCCACCTCTGGACTTGACACTCCATACACAGAtgctgctgttttatttttaatcgtGATGGCActaccttcccttctctctccctcccccaaccctgccactgtctctctctccccacctcagaAAGAATAAGGCCCTTGTGGACCTTCCCCATTTGGACCCCAGACAGCCCCAGTCCTGGGGTGGGAAGAGAAAGCACAGATTCAGGGAGTTCCAGGGGTGGGATGGATGGGGAATTTGGAACACTTAGGACCACTCACTCGTCTATACGCCCTGACTGGGGATGCCCTCAGGAAGCTACAGGTTTGGAGCTCCCCTGTGGTGATGGGGCTGAGGTGGGAGTAGAGTCAGGAACCAGGATTAGCAGGTGTGTGCCTGGTATACATAGGCTCACTGTGAAGTGCTATTCCTGGAGCAGGTGGAAAAGACGAGGCAACCCGGCTAGGTGACTCTGCTGCTCCCGTGTGTCATAAGCTGGAACTGCATGAGTTCAGAGTGTCCAGCCCAAGGCAACAGCCAGCAcctccccccccttctctctgggtctctgtctctgtctctgtctctgtccctctctctcttctgccccaCTATGGAGAGACCCCTATGTCCAAGAACTGCTGTCTTTGATCAGTGAAGAGATGAGATCTGCTGAGAGTGAGGGCAGAACCAGATCCCCTGCCCCAGTCCAAGACAGGCCCTGACCACAGTCCCCGCTGACACTGTGACTGCCGCCCTGTCAGAGACTCTGAGCCAAGTCACTGAGCTAAGCCACTCCCAGttccctgacccacagaaaccatgcAATAATAACCATCGGTTGTTTTAAGCCAAGTTATGTGCTGGGTTTATAATGCTTGCAGGATTTTGTTCCTgcaaatctaatttatttatatgaatctaaatatatatttttattttattttattttatttttttattggagttcaatttgccaacatatagcataacacccagtgctcaccccgccAAGcagccccctcagtgcccatcacccagtcaccccaaccccccgcccacctccccttccactaccccttgttcatttctcagagttaggggtctctcgtggtttgtcaccctcactgatattttcactcattttctctcctttccctttattccctttcactaatttttatattccccaaatgaatgagaccatttaatatttgtcctttatgaacttggccacagcaacttcttgcaagatacatctatgaaggcaagagaaacaaaagcaaaaatgaattattgggacttcataagttaagaagcttttgcacagcaaaagaaacagtcaacaaaactaaaagacaacctacagaatgggagaagatatttgcaaatgacctatcagataaagggctagtatccaagatctataaagagctcattaaactcaacagcaaagaaacaaccaatccaatcatgaaatgggcaaaatacatgaacagaaatctcacagaggaagacagacatggccaacaagcacatgagaaaatgctccacatatcactggccatcagggaaatacaaataaatatattttaaaacagggaCAGCTCCTTAGCACTTAAATATCGACTTGTTCCTCCTGAGTTTGCAAGTCCAGTTCCCTGCTTCTGACGCTCTGttcccacctccttccctggaATACTTTCTGCCTGATTCAGGTCTCAACTCAGAAGTCATCTTAACAGAGACCAGTTGCCCCCAGAAATGTGGGGATTAAAATACCCCCCGCTGTCTCTGTTACATATTCTCCATTATATCTTTGAAGTCCTTCTTGCCATTGGTAATTATCTGACATattgttttctatgtttattGTTCTCCCTGCTGAAATGGGAAGGGTTGCTGTCTTATCTAgtgttcaattttatttctgaaaaaaatattatcagtaaaattaactctttttttctggCATACAGTCCTTGGAATTTTATCCCATGTATAGATTTGTGGGATCTGGGGAGGTAGAgcaccattaaaattttttagtaCCTTCAAAGTCTTGCTCTGATATCAGGACACAGAACAGTTGCACTGCCCCAAAAAACTCCTTGGTACTAAACCTTGTTGTCATAGGAaagggctttctctctctctttctctcttgcttactGTTCTATTTCAGTGCTTAAAAATAATAGCTGTCATAAAGGactcttggtaaatatttgttgagtgaattaatTAAACATATAGTGATGCCAGCAAATGTTGGAAGTTGATATTGTAAGGGCTACTGGGACAAATATCTTCTAGAGGTGAGGCcttaactttcttttaaagatttttattattatttatttattcatgagagacacagagaaatagagaggcagagacacaggcagagggagaagcaggctccatgcagggagcccgacgcgggactcaatcccgggtctccaggatcacaccctgggccgaaggcaggggctaaactgctgagccaccctgggatccccaggCCTTAACTTTTTaacacaaaacaagacagaaacagTTTGGCTGACAGAATCTTAAGAGACTTTTATTGGCACCAGGTGTCCCCCATTGCATCCCTTCTCCCAACCATCACTGTGACTACTCGCATGCATATGGCAGGAGACAGACGGGACCTACTAGGAGAGAGAGCTGTGGTTCAACGATCAGCTGGTTTTTGATTATTCCAAAAAAGCCCTGAGTGGGATGGTGGGTTCTCTAAGCAAACTCCAATATTCTTGAGTCTGGGTTTTATTCGCCTGAGTATCTCCAGAAAGCATCATCTTTCCAGCCTACCATGGGGCCAGGTCTGTTTGTTCAACTAAGAAAGTCTAACTTAATTCTCTTGGAAGGAAAGCAACTAAGCAAACTAGATGCACAATTATTCAAAGCCATTTTGCTTAAGATGATGTCAGCTCCTTAGCACCATTTGAAAAATTCGGGCCCCACTCACTGCTCATTCAGCCCAGAAGTAGAGTCCAAACTCACTGCTAGTCTATCTGGGTTGTGAATCTCCATGTAAAGATTAGAATTATTTCACAATAAACATAAATGAGATGCGTTCCTTTCATAGGGGCTATAGAATGAGGAAATGAGACACTGCAAAAGAACATGGCAAGGAGATACAAGTAAACCCTGCAACTAATAGGTCTCATTTTTGTTATAAGCAGTACTGCTACTCATGCATTCCACAGGCATATATGGTGATTGAGACATACCTCAGCTTCCTTCTGCCTTTGACATTCATGATTCAATTGAttggtatttttctctttggctATGAAGACTTATACCACCAAATGGCTCCTCATTTCCTCAGTGCATGGTCTCagtctctttcttccccttgttTTGTACAATTTTCATCTAGCACATGCCATCCTGCTTCCCAAGAAGACAGGAGTCTTCTCCTGTCCAATGACTCACCTACATGCTCCCTGACTTCGGTTCCTGGAAGTCAATGAACTGCCTGATTCTCAAGAAAAAGCTGAACTCTTGAGTTGGTCCCAAAGTCCTTCTTGACCTGGCATTCCCCAGGTCATTCACTTCACAAATggatccttctctctctttctcttgctctctgagCTTTTCAcatattattgtttgttttttctttttctgatattctttcttcttattttcgcCTGAAAAACATAATCTTTCCTTTGAGGTTTAGGATCATCTCTCCTAGGAAACCTTCCCTGATTCCCCCTTCCAGATTCTGTCCGGTGTTCCTGTTCTATCTATCCTTGCCCTCGTGTGCATATTTCATCCCATTATAAGCAGTGTTCAGTATCTTCTCCTATATTCAACTACAAAATCCACACAATAGGGACCTTGTGTCTCCTGCTCACCACTCCATGGCCAGCACTTATAGCAAGCCCAGAATATGAACtccataagtatttgttgagaGCTAAATGGATTTTGAACCAGGAAAGATCCAATCTGGTAGGGCCAGACTGATCCTTCTGGGAAGATAGCATTAGACATACCCAAAAGGACTCCTACTGGTCTCAGTAATTGAGAAAATAGTAACAGGACCATCTTGAGATTTCCTTTTAAACTTCTACAACTTAAAATTCCAAGTGGCTACTCTCCCAAACTGTTCAATGCCTTTCTTATGCCCAAGACCCTGGATGTTGAGATCCTACTTCCTAGAAGTTTCCAGATGTCCTTGTGGTCAGGAAGATGAAGTGATTTTTCTGTTGACAAGCTTCCTCAGGGCCCCCTTCAGATCTCTGTTCCTCAGGCTATAGATAAAGGGGTTCAGCATGGGGGTGACCGCAGTGTACATCACAGCAGAGGCTTTCTCCTTCACAGCTGTGCGCACAGAGGAAGGACACAAATAGACCCCAATGGTGGTCCCATAGAAGAGAGCAACCACAGACAGATGGGAGCTGCAGGTGGAAAAGGCTTTCTTCCTGCCGCCTGCAGAAGGGACCTTCATGATGGCCACAATGATGCGAGCATAGGAGGCCAGGATGCAGATGAATGGCGTGGCTATCACCATCCCAGCCACAATGAGCACAAAGATCTTGTTCACAGATGTATCAGTGCAAGAAAGCCTGAGAAGAGGAGTGAGGTCACAGAAGTAATGGGGCAACTCATTGCTCCCACAGAAAACCAGACGGGCCATCAAGAGGATATGAGTGAGGGAGATGAAGCAGGAAAATACCCATGGACCACCAGCCAGCAGGCCACAGAGGCGTGGGCTCATGATGGTGGTGTAGTGTAAGGGATGACATATAGCCACAAACCGGTCATAAGCCATCACAGCAATTAAGACACTGTCCATAAtgccaaagaaatggaaaaagtacATCTGGGTCAGGCAACAGGCGTAGGAGATTGACTTGCTCCTGATTTGGATGTTCATTAGCATCTTGGGGACTGTATCAGTGGCCAGACAGAAATCAACCAAGGAGAGATTGgccaggaagaagtacatgggagTGTGGAGGTAGGAGTCTGAGCTGATGGCCAGGATGatgagcagattccccactacTGTGACCACATACATGCAGAGAAACAGAGCAAAGAGGAGGGTCTCCTGCTCTGGATTTTCTGAAAGCCCCAGGAGGATGAATTCGGATGCGCTAGTTTGGTTCCTTGGTTCCATGGGTAATATTCCTCTGGAAGTATTGAAAGGGTGACATTACATGAATGTTGCAGAGATGATTCTGGAAGATCAGATGAGATTACAACCAATTTCCCAACCAGACTAAGTGTAACACCTGTTTATATATGGATTACATCTTGAACTATTCATGACATGTTTACAGCAACTCATATGTCAAGGTTTGGTAGTAGGACTCTCCATGAATATTcccatttcaaaaaaatattgagaTTACCATGCATGAAAACTTACTGAAAAAACTAAGGGATTTACTTCAGGATAAAACAAATCgagttaaaaataagtaatatccAGGAAGCAATGAACTGCCAAGTAACTTGtttctatgtagaaaaaaaataaaatgttgagttttaaaataataataatagaaggggggatccctgggtggcgcagcagtttgacgcctgcctttggcccagggcgcgatcctggagacccgggatcgaatcccacatcgggctcccggtgcatggagcctgcttctctccctctgcctatgtctctgcctctctctctctctctgtgactataataaataaataaaaattaaaaaaaataataatagaaggaagaaggaggaggagaagaaggtgCATTAAGATACTAGGGAACAGTTATCATACTACAAGAAGAGGAATTAGAATAAGGGTTGAAAGGTCCTTGAATTGAGTTACAGGAGAATAGAAATAATGAGTATTTTGGACATGACTTAAGTTTAGGTATAATcactaaaataatgaatatagaaTTTATTGCTTGTAAATTATAGTAGAGATGTAACAAAACTAAAGAGATTTTTGGTCACACCACTTTAagtcaagaaaagaaatacaaagaagcgaaataaaatcacaaaatatatggCTAATTACACCaaatgtttaaatgattttaatctttaaaaacagatattCTCAGATTGGACAAAGGAACAAAATTCTATTATCTCATGTGTGCAAGAGATACATCTAAACAGTAATGATATAGAGAAGTTTGAccataaggaaataataaaggtataTCAAGAAATACTAACCACGAGGGCAGTCCGGGTGgtggttcagcgccaccttcagctcagggcctgattctggagacccaggatcaagtcccgagtcaggctccctgcctggagcctgcttctccctctgcctgtgtctagacgcctgtgtgtgtgtgtgtgtgtgtgtgtgtgtctcatgaataaataaataaaatctaaaaaaaaaaaatactaaccacgaaaaaaaaaaaaagaaatactaaccAAAATGAAGATGAACagcttattttaatatatgtgctaAAGTATTTAGTATATGTGCCTGCTGAAGCAAGCAGGAAGACAGAGAGCTTGTTGAGGCATCTAAAGGCATAAGAAAAGTCAttatcataataaaatgaaaactcaccagaaaaagaaaaaaaaaacaggtactaATATGCATTTAATGGCACAggcttataaaaatgtataaagaaaaaaactaacagaactgtaagaaaaaaatcataaaccacATCATATTAGGAGATTTTATCATATCTTTTTTCAGTAGCTGAGAGACCAGGAGCAAGCAGGGCAAAATTTCAGCAAGGGTATAGAAAATATAAGTAACACAATGAACCAGCTTGATCTGAGCATTAtgtgaaacaaataaatgactcagtaaaattgcagaatatgaaatcaatacacaaaaatcagttgcggggatccctgggtggcacagcggtttagcgcctgcctttggcccagggcacgatcctggagacccgggatcgaatcccacatcgggctcccggtgcatagagcctgcttctccctctgcctgtgtctctgcctctccctctctctctgtgtgactatcataaataaataaaaattttaaaaatatcagttgcgtttctatacactaacaatgaactacctgaagaagaaacaaataaaacaattccATGTATAATAGCatccaaaacaataaaacacttaggaacaaattaaaccaaaaaggtaaagggtCTATATACAAAAAactaaaacactgatgaaggaaattgaagaagacacaaataagtggaaagatatcctgtgttATACCAATTAGAATAATTAATATGGTGAAAAATGTGTGTTCTAttcaaagtgatctacagattcaacgcAATgactatcaaaattccaatggcattttttgcagaaatagagggcacaatcttaaaatttgcatggaaccataaaagatccccaaaagccaaagcaatcttgagaaagaacaaagctgaaggcatcacagtTCCTGGTTTCAACTACGTTACAGAGCTCTAGAaatcaaacatttaataaatggtgttgggggaACTGAATATTTACATTGAAAAGGATGAAAGTggacttcttaatttttttttaatttatttatgatagtcacagagagagagagagaggcagagacacaggcggaggaagaagcaggctccatgcagggagcccgatgtgggattcgatccagggtctccaggattgcgccctgggccaaaggcaggcgccaaaccgttgcgtcacccagggatcccaaaagtggacttcttataccactcacaaaaaataactcaaaatgcattaaagacctTAAGATATGAATTCATAAAACGAGGAAAGAACATGGGGAAAGCCTCTTGACATCagttttggcaatgattttttatttttatgtgacatcaaaagcagagggaagaaaaacaaaaagaaactcaactGGGACTGCAGGAAACTGAAagatttctgcacagcaaaagaaacaatcgaCAAAgacaaaaggcaacctacagaatgggagaaaatatttgcaagccattgATGATGGGGGATATCTGATGGGggttatatccaaaatatataaggaacttataccACCtaataacaaaaatgcaaataatctgattaaaaatgggcaaagtacctgaatagacatttctctaaagagatACGAAAGGCCacaaggtacatgaaaaggtgttcatcatcaaggaaacacaaataaaaatcacaatgagatatcatctcacgaCTTTTAGATGTCTTTTACCATAAAGACAATATATAACAACTGTTGGTgatgatatggagaaaagggaatccttgtgcagtCTTTGTGGAAttataaactggtacagccactgtggaaagtgtgggggttcctcaaaatgttagactagaactaccatatgatccagcaatccctcTTCTGGGTATGTATTTGAAGGAAACCAAGTCAGCATCTCAAATGGATATCTGCTCTCCCacgttcattacagcattattgacaatagccaaggtatggaaacaagctaagtgttcatcaatggggaaatggatagagaagctgcGGGATATATGTAAAATTCAGTCATGAGacagaaggaaatcttgtcatttgtgacaacatggatgaacccagaggaagttatgctaagtgaaatattccaggcagaggaagacaaatattattTGACCTctcttatatatggaattttttaaaaagtcaaactcagaAATATACAGTAGAATGGTGGTTCCAGGGGcttggggaaatggggagatgctgGTGAAAGGGTATAGCTTGCAGTTCTAAGATAGATAAGATTTGGGGATCTAATGAGCAAAGAGTTACTAATACtctattgtatacttgaaatgtgctgagagaatagatcttaaatattctcactttGGCTCTCTTTTACTTAACAATTTTGGTCCTATGATCTTTTGGAGATTCTGCTAAACTATAGGCCTGCCCTCttcaccccaacccccagaaAATATATGCCTTGACATTACTTTGCACACCATTTCAAGGTGTTCATGCAATATCCTAAACTCCACATTAAGATCCACCTTTAAAAGCTTTCTCTGTAGAGGTCTGCTAGTTTTCAGAGGTGATTCTTAGACTTAAAATTCCAGACTTCCAACACCTAGACCTGAATTACTGCCTGCAAACCCAATATTTCCACCTGGAAAATTTTTATGAATACAATGTGGAATGATAATTGGATCCAGATAGACCAGAATTAAAACCCGAGCTTACTAATCTAGTGACTATTGACGCCTCTAAActtcattttctgcatttttatacTGGGAGAAATAACACCCACCTCTGAGTTTTCTTAGAAGCTGAAGCAAGGCAGCATGTGGAAAGTGACCCATATAGTGCTCAGCATCACAGCACCGCCTCAGCCAACATGAGGTAGCATCACCTCAGATGTTAGGGAAggactttgaaaaaagaaacatttggatATGATTCATGAGCTCACCACATACTAGCTAAGTTACCCTGAGTAGATTGCCTAACCACTAAAACCTCACTTTCTTCAAAAGGGAATGATGATAATAGTATACAATGGATAGGGTTTTCTTGAGGATCAAAtaaatgatacatatatataattatctacAGTGTCTGACACGTAATAAAATGGTTATAACAAGCAGTGatatccttctctttttttttgtcttgcatGGCAACTTCATTGTATACAAAATAAAGTCTAATTTCTTCTAGACCCTCTCTTTCTGTGAATGAAATCACTATCCTTCTAGATAACTATGACCGAAACATTTCTTCCACTGCCAAAGCCAATCCATTAGTGAGTTGCTACATCTTCCAGA
This window contains:
- the LOC121496104 gene encoding olfactory receptor 24; translated protein: MEPRNQTSASEFILLGLSENPEQETLLFALFLCMYVVTVVGNLLIILAISSDSYLHTPMYFFLANLSLVDFCLATDTVPKMLMNIQIRSKSISYACCLTQMYFFHFFGIMDSVLIAVMAYDRFVAICHPLHYTTIMSPRLCGLLAGGPWVFSCFISLTHILLMARLVFCGSNELPHYFCDLTPLLRLSCTDTSVNKIFVLIVAGMVIATPFICILASYARIIVAIMKVPSAGGRKKAFSTCSSHLSVVALFYGTTIGVYLCPSSVRTAVKEKASAVMYTAVTPMLNPFIYSLRNRDLKGALRKLVNRKITSSS